A section of the Stenotrophomonas sp. 364 genome encodes:
- a CDS encoding BLUF domain-containing protein → MIETSNIYALAYSSRCSADVLNSDLDEILVDASAHNRMADVTGVLLFDGVNFLQYLEGPEEAVASVFDRIKSSKRHKDIRVLTSGEVPERYFWNWSMACAHADASMIQRIEAARWGERTHPHLEVDGEQNPGLRLLADFWSSVVQHQEQQQARNDKRDSANRADLTDEGE, encoded by the coding sequence ATGATCGAGACTTCCAACATCTATGCCCTGGCGTATTCCAGTCGTTGTTCAGCTGATGTGCTCAACTCTGATTTAGACGAAATCCTTGTGGACGCATCTGCACACAATCGGATGGCGGATGTTACGGGCGTTCTTCTCTTCGACGGCGTGAACTTCCTTCAATACTTGGAGGGTCCGGAAGAGGCGGTTGCATCGGTGTTTGATCGAATAAAGAGCTCCAAACGACATAAGGACATTCGCGTGCTCACAAGTGGTGAGGTTCCGGAACGGTATTTCTGGAATTGGTCAATGGCGTGCGCGCACGCCGATGCGTCTATGATCCAGCGGATTGAAGCTGCTCGTTGGGGTGAGCGAACACACCCCCACCTTGAGGTAGATGGTGAGCAGAACCCGGGACTGCGGTTGCTCGCTGATTTCTGGTCTTCTGTAGTCCAGCACCAAGAACAGCAGCAGGCTCGGAACGACAAACGCGACTCTGCGAATAGAGCGGATTTGACGGACGAAGGTGAGTGA